One genomic window of Euleptes europaea isolate rEulEur1 chromosome 8, rEulEur1.hap1, whole genome shotgun sequence includes the following:
- the TPMT gene encoding thiopurine S-methyltransferase has protein sequence MENSLDTSGREEGEDSVSQHGRVVTEEEWLKKWQLRNIGFHIEQGHPLLKKYLDIFLNGRNGLKIFFPLCGKAVEMKWLADLGHHIVGVEISESALKEFFTEQNLAYSEETVPEIPGAKLLKNTSGNISLYCCSIYDLTSTVAGKFDAIWDRGSLVAINPCDRERYANLMLSLMNWRCCCLLVTVSYDPNKYKGPPFYVPDSEVKRLFGQRCDIKQLEKIDGFTERHRTWGLDYLWEVMYILLLK, from the exons ATGGAGAATTCTTTAGATACCTCTGGAAGGGAAGAAGGTGAGGACTCCGTGTCACaacatggcagagtggtgacGGAAGAAGAATGGCTGAAGAAGTGGCAGTTGAGAAACATAGGATTTCATATTGAACAAGGGCATCC ACTTCTAAAGAAGTATCTGGATATTTTTCTCAATGGCAGAAACGGACTGAAGATATTTTTCCCACTTTGTGGCAAAGCTGTTGAAATGAAATG GTTAGCTGACTTGGGGCACCATATAGTTGGCGTAGAAATCAGCGAAAGTGCTCTGAAGGAATTTTTCACAGAACAAAATTTAGCCTATTCTGAAGAAACAGTTCCAGAGATCCCTGGAGCTAAATTATTGAAG AACACATCTGGGAATATTTCTTTGTACTGTTGTAGTATTTATGACTTGACCAG CACAGTTGCTGGCAAATTTGATGcaatttgggacagggggtctctCGTAGCTATTAACCCTTGTGACAGAGAACG CTATGCCAATTTGATGTTATCGCTAATGAACTGGAGGTGTTGCTGTCTTCTAGTAACTGTGTCATATGATCCAAACAAATATAAAG GTCCGCCATTCTATGTTCCTGATTCAGAAGTGAAAAGGTTATTTG GCCAGCGCTGTGATATTAAGCAGCTTGAAAAAATAGATGGCTTCACAGAGCGTCACAGAACTTGGGGTCTAGATTATTTGTGGGAGGTAATGTACATTCTCTTGTTAAAATAG